In Bernardetia litoralis DSM 6794, the genomic window AAATCATATCTAAAGGACTAGATATTTTTTCCTGAATAGAATTGTTTTGAATTTCAGTTTTGCTTGTTTGTTCCTCTTTTTTGTCTTGCTCCTTTTTCTCTTCTTCAAAAATCATATCTAAAGGATTCAGAGCTTTTTTCTGAAGAGGATTTGATTCTTCTGTACCAACTTCTATTATTTTATTTTCTTCTTGGTTTGTTTCTTCCTCAAAAATCATATCTAAAGGACTAGATATTTTTTTCTGAACAGAATTTTCAGAATCTTTATTTTCTTCTTGTTGTTTTTTTGCTTGTTCGTCTTTTAAGGCTTGTTCTAATGGATTCATAATCTATAAAATTGAGAAGTAATGAATTTGCTTGTGTTTGTTAGGACAGAGATAATTGACAATCTTAAAATTGACAATGGATAATTATTTTAAATACAAATTTCTATAAAGTTTTAATGTATCATTCTAAAAATACGTATTTTTTTTGAAAAAAGTATTCAATGGTAAATAGATTTTCGATAAATGTGTCGTAAATAGTTGTTGGGTAGGATTATAGAACGGTAAAAAGAATACTAAAAATCACTCAAAAGGAATTAAATCAACTTCAATAGTTACACCTTTGTACTTTTTTTGTCCAAGCAAATTATATGAAAATTCTGGAACAGCTTTATAAATAATTTCACTTTTAGCTACCACAGTAAGAAAATGGTCGTATGCTTGAATATCAAAAGAATCTCCTAAAATATTATTAAAAACATTTGAGCTGCTCAAAACACCAGCTTCAATATGATTTTCTTGTGAGTAATCGTATAAATCCATTGAAGTAAGAATAGATTCTTTTTCATTGGCGTAATATTTTGCGTGTAATTTGGGTTCAATCCGAAGTTCAATATTTGTAAATTGCTTAAAAAACTCTACATCTTTTATAGCAATATTTTTGATAGGATTATTTCCATTTTTGGCAAAAAGAACAATTATTTCAAGATTTGGATTGATGAGCTTTACTTGTAGCAGTTTTTTGTAATAGGAATGCAAACGAATATAAGGCGAAATAAGAATTAATCTTTTTTCAGCTTTTTCGATAATCTCTCCTACTTTATGATTTAGCGCATTTCCAGTTAAAAATTTTGGCATAACTCAAAATTACGAATAGTTTGCATTTTTGGAAACTATGAATCATTTTTTTAGTTGATTAATTACAGAGATTTATTTATAACATAAACTCTACATTTTTTAAACTAACTTTTTAATATGCCTTCTTTTTTACTTTCCATTTTAAAATGGCTTTTAATTTCACCTGCTCTCTTTTGTTTGGTAGGAACGGTTTGTAGTTTTATCAAATATGAGGCTTGGTGGGTTCGTGGTTTTGATTTTCCTCGTATTCAAATGCTTGTTATTATTATTTTTTCAGCTATTCTTGTTTCTTTTTTCAAGGAGAATATAATAGTTCAATATACTTTGTGGATTGCCCTTTTTATTGCCCTTTGTTTTCATAGTTGGGTTATTTTTCCTTATTCACCTATTGCTTCTAAAGATGTAAAAAACGCAGAAAACGTAACTGAAAAAACATTAAAAGTAAGCATTTTAGTATCAAATGTTTTGATGGGTAATAGAGAAACAGCAAAGTTAAAAGAACTCATAAAAAGAGAAAATCCAGATATTGTTTTTATGGTAGAAACAGATCAATGGTGGGCAAAACAAATGGATTATTTAAAAGAAGAATATCAGTATCAACTTTTGAAACCAATCGATAATACGTATGGGCTTTTACTTTATTCAAAAAAAGAACCTATAAAATTAGACCTTAATTATTATGTTCAAGATGATGTTCCTTCAATTATAGCCACTTTTAAGTTAGATAAGAATAGCAAAGAAACATTTGATTTTTATGGAATTCATCCACGTCCTCCTGTGCCTGAAGAAGCAAAAACGTCTGTTCCTCGTGATGCAGAACTGATAATGGTTGGAAAAGAAATTGAGAAAAAAGATAATCCTACGATTGTGGCAGGAGATTTTAATGATGTTGCTTGGTCGCATACTTCACGACTTTTTAGAAGATTGGGGAATTTGCTTGACCCACGAATAGGAAGGGGGATGTACAGTACTTTTCACGCTGATTATGCGCTTTTACGCTGGCCACTTGACCATGTTTTTCATTCTGATGAATTTCAAGTTATCGAAATTAAAAAGTTAGAATATATTGGTTCAGATCATTTTCCTATCTTTATTAATTTGGCTTATATTCCTCAAGAAAAACATACTCAAGAAGAACCAGAAGCAGAGAAAGATGACGAAGAAGAAGCAAAAAAAAAGCTCAAAAAAGCACAGCTAGATAGTACAACAGCCTTGTAGAGGGATTTATGTTTTTGCTTATTTTAACGTGAACTTGGGATTACAAATAATCTCTAATGTATTTTGTTTACAACTATCCAAAGTCCCTGAGTATCTAAGCAAACCATGCCAATTTGTATGATTTTTTAAATATTCTTGTTCTTCAGTGTATGTATTATGAAAAATAGAATCATTGTATGATTTATTTACTGTTATTATATGAAATCCTATATCTATATTTTTTATAGAGTCGGGTTCTAATATAACACGCATTATATATTCCTCATTTGGAGCTAACCTTGTTTTACCTGTATAACTTACATTAGCATAGTAGGGCAAAGATAGTTGATATGGACTTTTAGAATCTATAAATACTAACTCTAAACTATTTGAATGAGTGATAAAGAAGATAGAATCTTCAGAAATATTAGATATTATTAGACTAATAAAGTTTCTATTAAAGTGATCATTCAAATCTTTACCAGAATTACAAACATCAAATTTTAAATATTTAGAGATATATTCTGAAGAAACTGTATTGATTTTATTTTCACTTTTAACCTCTTTAGGAGAATCATAATTCTCATGTGAGAACAATAAAATAACTGAAACAAGTAAAGAAACAAAAATAAAAAAATAGGCTGTGTTTCTAACAATCATGATTTGTGAGATTTGTGAAATAATTTCTATCATTACTCTAAAAATAAGATATTTGCTGCGATAAAATATAAAAAACTAAAATTTAACATTTTGATTCCCATAAAAAAACGAACTGCAAAATAAATTACAGTTCGTTTTTTTTTATTCAAATATCTCAAATGACATTTAATTTTTAAACCAATTCAGGTTTATAAATTTTAGTATATTGGAAGAAGAAATGAGGAATTGTATTTATTCCTTTATAGAAATTGAAAAGTCCGTAATGTTCATTTGGCGAGTGAATAGCATCAGAATCTAAACCAAATCCCATCAAAATACTATCAATTCCAAGTTCAGATTTAAACATTGCAACGATTGGAATACTTCCACCCCCACGCATCGGAATTGGGTCTTTATCAAATGTTTGTTTGTAAGCAAAACTTGCAGCTTGGTATGCTTGAGAGTTTGTTGGTGTTACAATTGGTTCTCCTCCGTGATGAGGTTTTACAACAACACTAACCGAATCAGGAGCAATTTTTTCAAAATGTTTTTTGAATAATTTTGTAATTGTTTCTGAATCTTGATTAGGAACTAAACGCATAGAAATTTTAGCATAAGCCTTTGAAGCAATTACTGTTTTTGCGCCTTCACCTGTATAACCTCCCCAAATTCCATTTACGTCTAAAGTCGGACGAATAGAAGCACGTTCTAAAGTAGAATATCCTTTTTCGCCTTCTACATCTTTAAGACCAATAGAATTTTTATATTCTTCTAAAGAAAAAGGAGCTTTTGCCATTTCAGCACGCTCTTCTGCCGAAACTTCTGCTACATCATCATAAAAATTATCGACTGTAATTCTGTCATCTTCATCTTTCAAAGAAGCAATCATATCACAAAGAACATTGATAGGATTTGGAACAGCACCACCATAAAGACCAGAGTGTAAATCACGATTAGGTCCTGTAACTTCTACTTCTACATATGAAAGACCACGCAAACCAACTGTTACAGAAGGAATATCGTTTGCAATCATTCCAGTATCCGAAATCAAAATTACATCAGCAGCTAATTTTTCTTTATTGTTTTGAACAAAGATTCCTAAGTTATCTGAACCTACTTCTTCTTCGCCTTCTATCATAAACTTGACATTACAAGGCAATGTATCTGTTTTCATCATTGCTTCAAATGCTTTCACGTGCATATACATTTGACCTTTGTCATCACATGCGCCACGAGCATAAATTTTTTCGTCTCTAACAGTTGGCTCAAATGGAGGAGTTTCCCAAAGCTCTAATGGGTCTGGTGGCTGAACGTCATAATGTCCGTAAACCAAAACCGTAGGAAGAGAAGCGTCAATTATTTTTTCTCCATAAACAATCGGATAACCTGCTGTTTGACAAAGCTCTACCTTATCAGCACCTGCTTCCTCTAATTTTGTTTTTATAAATTCTCCAGCTCTAAAAACATCTTCTTTGTATTTTGGGTCTGCACTTACAGAAGGAATACGAAGTAAGTCTTTAAGTTCTTCTAAGAAGCGTTCTTTATTTTTTTCTATATAATCGTGTGTGTTCATATATTGATTTACTAAAATTATTTAATAGGGCTTAAAAAATATGTTATTCACAAATTTAAGAAATAATTAGAGTTTAAATAAATTATAGGCTTAATTTGTTTTTAATTTAAACTTAACTTAGCTATTTATGTACTAATTTGAGCCCTCAAATTTAATTTGGAATATACATCTTTTTCTTCAAAAAAAGAATCTTCATCTATTCAAAAGGTATGATAGTCTAAAAACAAAGTATTTACATTACCTTTGGTTCACAGTTTGTTATTTTGAAAAAAATAAAAAACTGTCTAAAAAATAAAAAACAGTTTTAGGAAAACAATCTAATCATTCTATTCGATACATAATGAATTATCTCATTTTTATAGTTAGTGTTATTGTTCTTGTCAAGGGAGCAGACTGGGTAACTGATGGAGCTTCGTCAATAGCGAAACGATTTAATATTTCAGATCTTATTATTGGTCTGACAGTTGTTTCGATTGGTACTTCTGCCCCTGAGTTGGTTGTGAATCTTTTTGCTTCCAATAGTGGAAGTTCAGACCTTGCAATTGGAAATGTTTTGGGAAGTAATATTTTTAATACATTGGCTATTTTAGGGATTTGTTCCATGATAACGCCTATTTTTGTAAAACGTGCCACTGTTCAGATAGAAATTCCTTTAGGTTTTTTGGCTGTTTTGGTTTTAGGTGTTTTGGCTAATGATATGCTAATTGATGGCTCTAGTGGTTCGCTTTTATCAAGGAGTGACGGAATTATTTTACTCTTTTTCTTTGTAGTTTTTATGTACTACACATTTTTCTCAGCACAAAAAGACCAAAAATTATCCATTGAAGAAGCAGAAGATATACAAAAATTACCTTTAGGATTATCTATTTTGATGCTTTTAGGAGGTTTTGTGGGGCTTATTGGAGGTGGAAAGTTTATGGTAGATGCAGCCGTAGAAATTGCAAAATCGTGGGGAGTAAGTGAAGGAATAATTGGTCTTACCGTAGTGGCAGCAGGAACTTCATTTCCCGAATTGGTAGTTTCTATTTTGGCAGCACGCAAAGGAAGTGCAGATATGGCAATTGGCAATGTAGTAGGTTCGAATGTCTTTAATATCTTTTTTGTTTTGGGAATAAGCGCAACTGTAAAATCTATTCCATTTAATCCGAATGCTAATAATATGGATATTGTTGTTACTGCTTTGGGTTGTTTGATGGTAGTTGCTTTTGTTTTTATGGGAGAAGGAAGAAAAATAAGCCGTTCAGAAGGTACAGTTCTTACACTTAGTTATGTATTTTATATTGCTTATTTAATTTATCAACAAATTGGATTAGTTTAAAATTGGTTATAATCTATCAACCTCATTAAATAAAATCAATATTTCGTAATTACCTATGATAAATAAAAATTTCTAATTCGTAATTGAACTTGAATTAATGATAAAAAGAAGTTATTTTTACGTATAAATCAAGAGAAGTAATTTTTTAATCAACTTTTATAATGAAATACGACGTAACAATTATTGGTTCGGGCCCTGGGGGTTATGTAGCTGCCATTCGTGCTGCTCAATTAGGACTCAAAACTGCAATTATAGAAAAGTATGCTACTTTGGGTGGAACATGTCTAAATGTAGGCTGTATTCCTTCAAAAGCACTTTTAGATTCTTCAGAGCATTTTCATGCTGCACAAAAAGATTTTAAAGAACACGGTATTAACATCAATGAGCCAGAAGTAAATTTTGAGCAAATGATAAACCGTAAGCGTGATGTTGTAAGCAAAACTTGTGATGGAGTTTCTTATTTAATGAAGAAAAACAAAATTGATGTATATCAAGGAGTAGGTTCTTTTATTGATAAAAATAATATCAAAATTACACCAGAAGAAGGTGAAGAGGTTAAAATTGAAACTGATAAAGTTATCATTGCGACAGGTTCAAAACCAACTATTTTTCCATTCTTTCCTTACGACAAAAAACGCTTTATTACTTCAACTGAAGCATTGGAATTAAAAGAAGTTCCTAAAAAAATGATTGTTATCGGTGGTGGAGTAATCGGAATGGAACTCGGTTCTGTTTATGCTCGCTTAGGAACTGAAGTTTCTGTTATTGAATTTATGCCTTCTATTATTGCTGGTATGGATCGTACAATGGGAAAAGAATTAGAAAGAGTAAGTAAAAAATCGCTCAAAATGAAATTCTTCTTACAACATAAAGTAGAAGAAGCAAAATTAGATGGCGAAGAAGTAGTAATCAAAGCGATTGACAAAAAAGGCAAAGAAGTAGAATTTAGAGCTGATTATTGCTTGCTTTCTGTGGGTCGTCACGCTTATACAGAAGGGTTGGGATTAGAAAATATTGGAATTAAAACTGATAAAAGAGGCACAATTGAAGTAAATGACCAATTAGAAACAGCAGTAAAAGGTGTTTACGCAATTGGTGATGTTGTTCGTGGTGCAATGTTAGCACATAAAGCCGAAGAAGAAGGTACAATGGTTGCTGAAATTATGGCAGGACAAAAACCTCACATCAATTACAATCTAATACCAGGGGTTGTTT contains:
- a CDS encoding dipeptidase, yielding MNTHDYIEKNKERFLEELKDLLRIPSVSADPKYKEDVFRAGEFIKTKLEEAGADKVELCQTAGYPIVYGEKIIDASLPTVLVYGHYDVQPPDPLELWETPPFEPTVRDEKIYARGACDDKGQMYMHVKAFEAMMKTDTLPCNVKFMIEGEEEVGSDNLGIFVQNNKEKLAADVILISDTGMIANDIPSVTVGLRGLSYVEVEVTGPNRDLHSGLYGGAVPNPINVLCDMIASLKDEDDRITVDNFYDDVAEVSAEERAEMAKAPFSLEEYKNSIGLKDVEGEKGYSTLERASIRPTLDVNGIWGGYTGEGAKTVIASKAYAKISMRLVPNQDSETITKLFKKHFEKIAPDSVSVVVKPHHGGEPIVTPTNSQAYQAASFAYKQTFDKDPIPMRGGGSIPIVAMFKSELGIDSILMGFGLDSDAIHSPNEHYGLFNFYKGINTIPHFFFQYTKIYKPELV
- the lpdA gene encoding dihydrolipoyl dehydrogenase, whose amino-acid sequence is MKYDVTIIGSGPGGYVAAIRAAQLGLKTAIIEKYATLGGTCLNVGCIPSKALLDSSEHFHAAQKDFKEHGININEPEVNFEQMINRKRDVVSKTCDGVSYLMKKNKIDVYQGVGSFIDKNNIKITPEEGEEVKIETDKVIIATGSKPTIFPFFPYDKKRFITSTEALELKEVPKKMIVIGGGVIGMELGSVYARLGTEVSVIEFMPSIIAGMDRTMGKELERVSKKSLKMKFFLQHKVEEAKLDGEEVVIKAIDKKGKEVEFRADYCLLSVGRHAYTEGLGLENIGIKTDKRGTIEVNDQLETAVKGVYAIGDVVRGAMLAHKAEEEGTMVAEIMAGQKPHINYNLIPGVVYTWPEVASVGYTEEQLKESGRKYKVGSFPFMALGRARASMDTDGLVKVLADEKTDEILGMHIIGARAADMIATGVTAMEFRASAEDLARQSHAHPTYMEAVKEACLAATENRAMHV
- a CDS encoding endonuclease/exonuclease/phosphatase family protein; this encodes MPSFLLSILKWLLISPALFCLVGTVCSFIKYEAWWVRGFDFPRIQMLVIIIFSAILVSFFKENIIVQYTLWIALFIALCFHSWVIFPYSPIASKDVKNAENVTEKTLKVSILVSNVLMGNRETAKLKELIKRENPDIVFMVETDQWWAKQMDYLKEEYQYQLLKPIDNTYGLLLYSKKEPIKLDLNYYVQDDVPSIIATFKLDKNSKETFDFYGIHPRPPVPEEAKTSVPRDAELIMVGKEIEKKDNPTIVAGDFNDVAWSHTSRLFRRLGNLLDPRIGRGMYSTFHADYALLRWPLDHVFHSDEFQVIEIKKLEYIGSDHFPIFINLAYIPQEKHTQEEPEAEKDDEEEAKKKLKKAQLDSTTAL
- a CDS encoding calcium/sodium antiporter, with protein sequence MNYLIFIVSVIVLVKGADWVTDGASSIAKRFNISDLIIGLTVVSIGTSAPELVVNLFASNSGSSDLAIGNVLGSNIFNTLAILGICSMITPIFVKRATVQIEIPLGFLAVLVLGVLANDMLIDGSSGSLLSRSDGIILLFFFVVFMYYTFFSAQKDQKLSIEEAEDIQKLPLGLSILMLLGGFVGLIGGGKFMVDAAVEIAKSWGVSEGIIGLTVVAAGTSFPELVVSILAARKGSADMAIGNVVGSNVFNIFFVLGISATVKSIPFNPNANNMDIVVTALGCLMVVAFVFMGEGRKISRSEGTVLTLSYVFYIAYLIYQQIGLV